In one Streptomyces venezuelae genomic region, the following are encoded:
- a CDS encoding branched-chain amino acid ABC transporter substrate-binding protein, whose translation MRQRSLIAITAALTAGALTLTACGSRDDKDDGDEAGGGTTVVIGVDAPLTGELSALGLGIRNSVDLATKQANAKEYVDGVTFKIEALDDQGQPSSGQTNATKLVADKDVLGAVGPLNSSVAESMQKVFDDAKLVQVSPANTNPALTQGPDWNGGKKARPYKSYFRTATTDAIQGPFAAQYLYNKAKKKKVFVVDDKKTYGAGLAATFKDEFTKLGGKVVGTEHINPDTKDFGAVATKIRNSDADLVYYGGEYPQAGPLSKQMKQAGSKAPLVGGDGIYSADFIKLSGKQGVGDYATSVGQPVEELPSAKEFIANYKKAGFKEAYEAYGGYSYDSAWAIIEAVKKVVDDNDGKLPDDARAKVIDAMKGVSFDGVTGKVSFDEYGDATNKQLTVYQVKTTDPKSGWKPVESGTYTGSN comes from the coding sequence GTGCGTCAACGTTCGCTCATAGCCATCACCGCTGCACTCACCGCGGGGGCTCTCACCCTCACCGCCTGTGGCTCGCGCGACGACAAGGACGACGGAGACGAGGCCGGTGGCGGCACCACCGTGGTCATCGGCGTCGACGCGCCACTGACCGGCGAACTCTCCGCGCTGGGCCTCGGCATCCGCAACTCCGTCGACCTCGCCACCAAGCAGGCCAACGCCAAGGAGTACGTCGACGGCGTCACGTTCAAGATCGAAGCCCTCGACGACCAGGGACAGCCCTCGTCCGGCCAGACCAACGCCACCAAGCTCGTCGCCGACAAGGACGTCCTCGGAGCCGTCGGCCCCCTGAACTCCTCCGTCGCCGAATCGATGCAGAAGGTCTTCGACGACGCCAAACTCGTCCAGGTCTCCCCCGCCAACACCAACCCCGCCCTCACCCAGGGCCCGGACTGGAACGGCGGCAAGAAGGCACGCCCCTACAAGTCCTACTTCCGCACCGCCACCACGGACGCCATCCAGGGCCCGTTCGCCGCCCAGTACCTGTACAACAAGGCCAAGAAGAAGAAGGTCTTCGTCGTCGACGACAAGAAGACCTACGGAGCCGGACTCGCCGCCACCTTCAAGGACGAGTTCACCAAGCTGGGCGGCAAGGTCGTCGGCACCGAGCACATCAACCCCGACACCAAGGACTTCGGCGCCGTCGCCACCAAGATCCGCAACAGCGACGCGGACCTCGTCTACTACGGCGGCGAGTACCCCCAGGCCGGACCCCTCAGCAAGCAGATGAAGCAGGCCGGCTCCAAAGCCCCCCTCGTCGGCGGCGACGGCATCTACAGCGCCGACTTCATCAAGCTCTCCGGCAAGCAGGGCGTCGGCGACTACGCCACCTCCGTCGGCCAGCCCGTCGAAGAACTGCCCTCCGCCAAGGAGTTCATCGCCAACTACAAGAAGGCCGGCTTCAAGGAAGCCTACGAGGCCTACGGCGGCTACTCCTACGACAGCGCCTGGGCCATCATCGAAGCCGTCAAGAAGGTCGTCGACGACAACGACGGCAAGCTCCCCGACGACGCCCGCGCCAAGGTCATCGACGCCATGAAGGGCGTCTCCTTCGACGGCGTCACCGGCAAGGTCTCCTTCGACGAATACGGCGACGCCACCAACAAGCAGCTCACCGTGTACCAGGTCAAGACCACCGACCCCAAGAGCGGCTGGAAGCCCGTCGAGTCCGGCACCTACACCGGGAGCAACTGA
- a CDS encoding PaaI family thioesterase, translating to MGEQHSVKFPQEVLDEYASLGVDLPSLFSAGHLGTRMGVQILEASAERVVGTMPVEGNTQPYGLLHGGASAVLAETLGSVGAMLHGGAQKLAVGVDLNCTHHRGARSGLVTGVATPVHRGRSTATYEIVISDEQDKRVCTARLTCMLRDAGNTTG from the coding sequence ATGGGCGAGCAGCACAGCGTGAAGTTCCCGCAGGAAGTCCTCGACGAGTACGCATCGCTCGGGGTCGACCTGCCCTCCCTGTTCTCGGCCGGACACCTCGGCACCCGCATGGGCGTGCAGATCCTGGAGGCCTCGGCGGAGCGCGTCGTCGGCACGATGCCGGTCGAGGGCAACACACAGCCGTACGGACTCCTGCACGGCGGCGCGTCCGCGGTGCTCGCGGAGACCCTCGGCTCGGTCGGCGCGATGCTGCACGGGGGCGCGCAGAAGCTCGCCGTCGGCGTCGACCTGAACTGCACGCACCACCGCGGCGCCCGCTCCGGCCTGGTCACCGGCGTCGCGACGCCCGTGCACCGGGGCCGCTCCACGGCGACGTACGAGATCGTGATCAGTGACGAGCAGGACAAGCGGGTGTGCACCGCGCGTCTGACGTGCATGCTGCGGGACGCGGGGAACACCACGGGCTGA
- a CDS encoding FdhF/YdeP family oxidoreductase yields MASKPPKGDPVQDAPQVAEVQHAAAGLPAIGHTLRMAQQQMGVRRTALTLLRVNQKNGFDCPGCAWPEPDHRHKAEFCENGAKAVAEEATLRRVTPDFFAEHPVADLATRSGYWLGQQGRLTHPMYLPEGSERYEPVSWDRAFDIIAEEIAALDSPDESVFYTSGRTSNEAAFLYQLFARELGTNNLPDCSNMCHESSGSALTETIGIGKGSVLLEDLYKSDLIIVAGQNPGTNHPRMLSALEKAKNNGAKIITVNPLPEAGMERFKNPQTPQGMLKGTALTDLFLQIRLGGDQALFRLLNKLILETEGAVDEEFVREHTHGYENFVAAARDADWDDTLRATGLDRARIEEALSMVLASKRTVVCWAMGLTQHKHSVPTIREVVNFLLLRGNIGRPGAGVCPVRGHSNVQGDRTMGIFERPAPAFLDALEKEFGFAPPRHHGLDVVRAIRALRDGDAKVFFAMGGNFVSASPDTDVTEAAMRRARLTVHVSTKLNRSHTVTGARALILPTLGRTERDLQGSGEQVVTVEDSMGMVHASRGRLEPASAQLLSEPAIVCRLARRVLGETSRTPWEEFEKDYATVRDRIARVIPGFEDFNAKIARPGGFALPHAPRDERRFPTATGKANFTAAPVEYPAVPKGRLLLQTIRSHDQYNTTIYGLDDRYRGIKNGRRVVLVHPEDAADLGLTEGTYADLVSEWQDGVERRAPGFRIVHYPTARGCAAAYYPETNVLVPLDATADTSNTPASKSVVVRLEQSAVD; encoded by the coding sequence ATGGCAAGCAAGCCGCCCAAGGGCGATCCGGTCCAGGACGCGCCGCAGGTCGCCGAGGTCCAGCACGCGGCCGCCGGCCTCCCCGCCATCGGCCACACCCTGCGCATGGCGCAGCAGCAGATGGGCGTGCGCCGCACCGCCCTCACCCTGCTCCGCGTCAACCAGAAGAACGGCTTCGACTGCCCCGGCTGCGCCTGGCCCGAGCCGGACCACCGGCACAAGGCGGAGTTCTGCGAGAACGGCGCGAAGGCCGTCGCCGAAGAAGCCACGCTGCGCCGCGTCACCCCCGACTTCTTCGCCGAGCACCCCGTCGCGGACCTCGCCACCCGCAGTGGGTACTGGCTGGGACAGCAGGGCCGCCTCACCCACCCCATGTACCTGCCGGAAGGCTCGGAGCGGTACGAGCCGGTGTCCTGGGACCGGGCCTTCGACATCATCGCCGAGGAGATCGCCGCCCTCGACTCCCCCGACGAGTCCGTCTTCTACACCTCGGGCAGGACCAGCAACGAAGCCGCGTTCCTGTACCAGCTGTTCGCCCGCGAGCTCGGCACGAACAACCTCCCCGACTGCTCCAACATGTGCCACGAGTCGTCCGGCTCCGCACTCACCGAGACCATCGGCATCGGCAAGGGCAGCGTCCTCCTGGAGGACCTCTACAAGTCGGATCTGATCATCGTCGCCGGACAGAACCCCGGCACGAACCACCCGCGCATGCTCTCCGCCCTGGAGAAGGCCAAGAACAACGGCGCGAAGATCATCACGGTCAATCCGCTGCCCGAAGCGGGCATGGAACGCTTCAAGAACCCGCAGACCCCGCAGGGCATGCTCAAGGGCACCGCCCTCACCGACCTCTTCCTGCAGATCCGCCTCGGCGGCGACCAGGCCCTCTTCCGCCTCCTCAACAAGCTCATCCTGGAGACCGAGGGCGCCGTCGACGAAGAGTTCGTCCGCGAGCACACCCACGGCTACGAGAACTTCGTCGCCGCCGCACGCGACGCCGACTGGGACGACACCCTGCGCGCCACCGGCCTCGACCGCGCACGCATCGAGGAAGCACTGAGCATGGTGCTCGCCTCCAAGCGCACCGTCGTCTGCTGGGCCATGGGCCTCACCCAGCACAAGCACTCCGTGCCGACCATCCGCGAAGTCGTCAACTTCCTGCTGCTGCGCGGCAACATCGGCCGCCCCGGCGCCGGCGTCTGCCCCGTGCGCGGCCACTCCAACGTGCAGGGCGACCGCACCATGGGCATCTTCGAACGCCCCGCGCCCGCCTTCCTCGACGCCCTGGAGAAGGAGTTCGGCTTCGCGCCGCCCCGCCACCACGGCCTCGACGTCGTCCGCGCCATCCGCGCCCTGCGCGACGGCGACGCGAAGGTGTTCTTCGCGATGGGCGGCAACTTCGTCTCCGCCTCCCCCGACACCGACGTCACCGAGGCCGCGATGCGCCGCGCCCGCCTCACCGTCCACGTGTCGACGAAACTCAACCGCTCCCACACCGTCACCGGCGCCCGCGCCCTCATCCTCCCGACGCTCGGCCGCACCGAACGCGACCTCCAGGGAAGCGGCGAACAGGTCGTGACCGTCGAGGACTCCATGGGCATGGTCCACGCCTCCCGCGGCCGCCTGGAGCCCGCGAGCGCGCAGCTCCTCTCCGAGCCCGCCATCGTGTGCCGCCTCGCCCGCCGCGTCCTCGGCGAGACGTCCCGCACACCGTGGGAGGAGTTCGAGAAGGACTACGCGACCGTCCGCGACCGCATCGCACGCGTGATCCCCGGCTTCGAGGACTTCAACGCCAAGATCGCCCGCCCCGGCGGCTTCGCCCTGCCCCACGCCCCGCGCGACGAGCGCCGCTTCCCCACCGCCACCGGCAAGGCCAACTTCACCGCCGCCCCCGTCGAGTACCCGGCCGTCCCGAAGGGACGGCTGCTGCTCCAGACCATCCGCTCCCACGACCAGTACAACACCACGATCTACGGCCTCGACGACCGCTACCGCGGCATCAAGAACGGCCGCCGCGTCGTCCTCGTCCACCCCGAGGACGCGGCCGACCTCGGCCTCACCGAGGGAACGTACGCCGACCTCGTCAGCGAATGGCAGGACGGCGTGGAGCGCCGCGCCCCCGGCTTCCGCATCGTGCACTACCCGACGGCACGCGGCTGCGCCGCCGCGTACTACCCCGAGACCAACGTCCTGGTGCCGCTCGATGCCACCGCGGACACCAGCAACACCCCTGCCAGCAAGTCCGTGGTCGTCCGCCTGGAACAATCGGCCGTCGACTGA
- the polA gene encoding DNA polymerase I: MLMDGHSLAYRAFFALPAENFTTATGQPTNAIYGFASMLANTLRDEAPTHFAVAFDVSRKTWRSTEFPEYKANRSKTPDEFKGQVELIGEMLDAMHAERFAVDGFEADDVIATLATQAEAAGFDVLIVTGDRDSFQLITDHVTVLYPTKGVSELTRFTPEKVQEKYGLSPSQYPDFAALRGDPSDNLPGIPGVGEKTAAKWINQFGSFADLVERAEEVKGKAGQNFRDHLESVKLNRVLTEMVRDVELPKTVTDLERAPYDRTALAMVLDTLEIRNPSLRERLLAVDPGAEEAEQAPAEPGVELDGSVLGAGGLAPWLAEHGNAILGLATVDTWQLGTGTVTEVALAAAGGAAAWFDPATLDEADENAFAAWIADPTKPKVLHNAKGVMRVFPEHGWTVAGVTMDTALAAYLVKPGRRSFALDALSLEYLGRELAPASAADGQLAFGTEEDDRAEADSLMSQARTILDLGTAFGEKLTEVGASDLLTDIELPTSALLARLERHGIAADREHLQAMEQQFAGAVQQAVKEAHAAAGHEFNLGSPKQLQEVLFGELNLPKTKKTKTGYTTDADALAWLAAQTENELPVIMLRHREQAKLRVTVEGLIKTTAADGRIHTTFNQTVAATGRLSSTDPNLQNIPVRTDEGRAIRRGFVVGEGFESLMTADYSQIELRVMAHLSEDEGLLEAFSSGEDLHTTVASQVFGVDGSAVDAEMRRKIKAMSYGLAYGLSAFGLSQQLNIEAGEARALMDTYFERFGGVRDYLRRAVDEARATGYTETMLGRRRYLPDLNSDNRQRREMAERMALNAPIQGTAADIVKIAMLNVHGALTEAKLDSRMLLQVHDEIVLEIAPGERAKVEELVRREMAGAVSLRAPLDVSVGVGPNWESAAH; encoded by the coding sequence ATGCTCATGGACGGGCACTCCTTGGCGTACCGGGCGTTCTTCGCGCTGCCCGCGGAGAATTTCACGACCGCGACGGGCCAGCCGACGAACGCGATCTACGGCTTCGCGTCGATGCTGGCGAACACGCTGCGCGACGAGGCGCCCACGCACTTCGCGGTGGCGTTCGACGTGTCGCGCAAGACGTGGCGCTCCACGGAGTTCCCGGAGTACAAGGCGAACCGTTCCAAGACCCCCGACGAGTTCAAGGGGCAGGTCGAGCTGATCGGCGAGATGCTCGACGCGATGCACGCGGAGCGGTTCGCGGTCGACGGGTTCGAGGCGGACGACGTGATCGCCACGCTGGCCACGCAGGCGGAGGCGGCCGGTTTTGACGTGCTGATCGTCACGGGTGACCGTGACTCCTTCCAGCTGATCACGGACCACGTGACGGTGCTGTATCCGACGAAGGGCGTCTCTGAGCTCACGCGCTTCACGCCGGAGAAGGTCCAGGAGAAGTACGGGCTGTCCCCGAGTCAGTACCCCGACTTCGCGGCGTTGCGCGGCGACCCGTCGGACAACCTGCCCGGCATCCCCGGGGTCGGCGAGAAGACCGCCGCGAAGTGGATCAACCAGTTCGGTTCGTTCGCCGACCTCGTCGAGCGTGCCGAGGAGGTCAAGGGCAAGGCGGGGCAGAACTTCCGCGACCACCTGGAGTCGGTCAAGCTGAACCGTGTCCTGACGGAGATGGTGCGCGACGTCGAACTGCCCAAGACAGTCACCGACTTGGAGCGCGCTCCGTACGACCGGACGGCGCTCGCGATGGTCCTGGACACCCTGGAGATCCGCAATCCGTCGTTGCGTGAGCGGCTGCTCGCCGTCGACCCGGGTGCGGAGGAGGCCGAGCAGGCTCCGGCCGAGCCGGGTGTGGAGCTGGACGGGTCGGTGCTCGGCGCGGGCGGGCTCGCGCCGTGGCTGGCGGAGCACGGCAACGCGATCCTGGGGCTCGCCACGGTCGACACGTGGCAGCTCGGCACGGGCACGGTCACCGAGGTCGCGCTGGCCGCGGCCGGCGGTGCGGCCGCCTGGTTCGACCCGGCGACGCTGGACGAGGCCGACGAGAACGCGTTCGCCGCGTGGATCGCCGACCCGACCAAGCCGAAGGTCCTGCACAACGCCAAGGGCGTCATGCGGGTCTTCCCCGAGCACGGGTGGACGGTGGCGGGCGTCACCATGGACACGGCCCTCGCCGCGTACCTGGTGAAGCCCGGTCGGCGCTCCTTCGCGCTGGACGCGCTGTCCCTGGAGTACCTGGGCCGTGAGCTGGCGCCCGCCTCCGCGGCCGACGGACAGCTCGCGTTCGGTACGGAGGAGGACGACCGGGCCGAGGCCGACTCCCTGATGTCGCAGGCCCGCACCATCCTCGACCTCGGCACCGCCTTCGGCGAGAAGCTGACGGAGGTCGGCGCGAGCGACCTCCTCACGGACATCGAGCTGCCGACGTCGGCGCTCCTGGCCCGCCTGGAGCGGCACGGCATCGCCGCGGACCGTGAGCATCTGCAGGCCATGGAGCAGCAGTTCGCCGGCGCGGTGCAGCAGGCCGTGAAGGAGGCGCACGCGGCGGCGGGCCACGAGTTCAACCTGGGCTCTCCCAAGCAACTGCAGGAAGTCCTCTTCGGGGAGCTGAACCTCCCCAAGACGAAGAAGACGAAGACCGGATACACCACGGACGCGGACGCGCTGGCGTGGCTCGCGGCGCAGACCGAGAACGAACTGCCGGTCATCATGCTGCGCCACCGCGAGCAGGCGAAGCTGCGCGTCACGGTCGAGGGCCTGATCAAGACCACCGCCGCGGACGGCCGCATCCACACCACGTTCAACCAGACGGTGGCGGCGACGGGCCGGCTCTCCTCCACGGACCCGAACCTGCAGAACATCCCGGTCCGTACGGACGAGGGCCGGGCGATCCGCCGCGGCTTCGTGGTCGGCGAGGGCTTCGAGTCCCTCATGACGGCGGACTACAGCCAGATCGAACTGCGCGTGATGGCGCACCTGTCCGAGGACGAGGGTCTCCTGGAGGCGTTCTCCTCCGGAGAGGACCTGCACACGACGGTCGCCTCGCAAGTCTTCGGCGTGGACGGCTCGGCGGTCGACGCGGAGATGCGCCGCAAGATCAAGGCGATGTCGTACGGCTTGGCGTACGGCTTGTCGGCGTTCGGTCTCTCCCAGCAGCTGAACATCGAGGCGGGCGAGGCGCGTGCGCTCATGGACACGTACTTCGAACGGTTCGGTGGAGTACGCGACTATCTCCGCCGCGCGGTCGACGAGGCCCGCGCCACGGGCTACACGGAGACGATGCTGGGCCGTCGGCGCTATCTCCCCGACCTGAACAGCGACAACCGCCAGCGCCGCGAGATGGCGGAGCGGATGGCTCTGAACGCGCCGATCCAGGGCACGGCGGCGGACATCGTCAAGATCGCGATGCTGAACGTCCACGGGGCGCTCACGGAGGCGAAGCTCGACTCCCGCATGCTGCTCCAGGTCCACGACGAAATCGTCCTGGAGATCGCTCCGGGCGAGCGGGCGAAGGTGGAGGAGCTGGTTCGCCGGGAGATGGCGGGGGCGGTGTCGCTTCGAGCGCCGTTGGATGTGTCGGTGGGGGTCGGTCCGAACTGGGAGTCCGCAGCGCACTAG
- a CDS encoding serine hydrolase, producing the protein MASHLRNCRAAFAAALTTALLAPIPVTAAEASRPQQGSSAALCTADQDRTLAARMSKDIRAALSSRAGSVSVAVHDTRTGLACHLAANRRYDAASVTKVLMMEAALRRAQEWSRNLTAWERRRIRPMITTSDNTAAGRLWNDLGHPYLNRFLRRVGTTSTTLGPYGRWGLTRTTAADQMRLLGVLTGARHARDVLKERARAYGLRQMADVRRDQRWGVPAGMPHGVRAHLKNGWLPRATLGWRVHSVGVFKGAGRTYRIVVLSHGNPTMAYGVRTVERIAQAVHRGLNKGRAAGQGLTPESEISEVPDGSVEPDGETWDPAA; encoded by the coding sequence ATGGCTTCTCACCTGCGCAACTGCCGCGCAGCCTTCGCCGCGGCGCTCACGACGGCCCTCCTGGCCCCCATACCCGTAACCGCCGCCGAGGCCAGCAGGCCTCAGCAGGGCAGCAGCGCCGCCCTCTGCACGGCGGACCAGGACCGCACTCTCGCCGCCCGGATGTCCAAGGACATCCGGGCGGCGCTGTCGTCCAGGGCGGGCAGCGTCTCCGTCGCCGTCCACGACACCCGCACCGGCCTCGCCTGTCACCTCGCCGCGAACCGGCGCTACGACGCGGCGAGCGTCACCAAGGTCCTGATGATGGAGGCCGCGCTGCGCCGCGCGCAGGAGTGGAGCCGCAACCTCACCGCGTGGGAGCGCCGCCGCATCCGCCCCATGATCACCACGTCGGACAACACCGCGGCGGGACGGCTCTGGAACGACCTGGGCCACCCCTACCTCAACCGTTTCCTGCGCCGCGTGGGCACGACGTCCACCACGCTCGGCCCGTACGGCCGTTGGGGCCTGACCCGGACCACCGCGGCCGACCAGATGCGGCTCCTCGGCGTGCTGACGGGGGCCCGTCACGCACGTGACGTACTGAAGGAGCGTGCGCGCGCCTACGGTCTGCGGCAGATGGCCGACGTGCGGCGCGACCAGCGCTGGGGGGTGCCCGCCGGCATGCCGCACGGTGTCCGCGCCCACCTCAAGAACGGCTGGCTGCCCCGCGCCACCCTCGGCTGGCGCGTGCACAGCGTCGGGGTGTTCAAGGGCGCGGGACGGACGTACCGGATCGTCGTGCTCAGCCATGGGAACCCGACGATGGCGTACGGCGTGCGGACCGTCGAGCGCATCGCGCAGGCCGTGCACCGCGGCCTGAACAAGGGCCGCGCTGCCGGGCAGGGGCTGACCCCGGAGAGCGAGATCAGTGAGGTCCCGGACGGCTCGGTGGAGCCGGACGGGGAGACGTGGGACCCCGCTGCGTAA
- a CDS encoding lytic murein transglycosylase, producing MAPVIGRRLRRGTVTAAVAAAAVAALAASQAPGVTDVGREGPAAGAADTPPPSGDSATGDSPYYTDLPRLKSPVPPTAPNGGDKEDETGLPATVLDAYKKAETALNKDKPGCNLPWQLLAAIGKVESGQARGGNVDANGTTIKPILGPPLNGNGFAKITDTDKGAYDNDTTHDRAVGPMQFIPSTWATWGQDGNGDGDKDPNNIYDAALAAGRYLCANGRDLSVEADLHKAILSYNRSTDYLHTVLSWLEAYRRGTHEVPDGTGVLPDDRSDTRYPGLRPDPTPSHTPSPKPKPRPGSGNGKPGNGNGGGSTKPKPPGGGGSHKPTPADVDALANAGTGDLVAKTGSAFGERVAVRALSESGDFVPKVKVRFTVSGDTDARFEGGVRSVTVTTNSQGKATAPVLKAGQKAGEFVVQARVPGKAASRVDFEARALARVADALARTGDKPLVCETGKEFAEQVEVKATHKGKVADGVAATATMIKSATDASANDKGPYFKGTDGKPVRTLTGLKTDANGVLKLPKMYADDAAGTYLLRIVTEGGATLTVELKVTAPEPDATPSPSDSTDGSASPSASPSASPGA from the coding sequence ATGGCGCCGGTAATCGGCAGGCGGCTGCGCAGAGGAACGGTGACCGCCGCGGTGGCCGCGGCGGCGGTGGCGGCCCTCGCCGCGTCGCAGGCACCGGGCGTGACGGATGTGGGGCGTGAGGGTCCTGCCGCGGGCGCGGCCGACACCCCGCCGCCGTCCGGCGATTCGGCGACCGGTGACTCCCCGTACTACACCGATCTGCCGCGCCTGAAGAGCCCCGTCCCGCCGACCGCTCCGAACGGGGGCGACAAGGAGGACGAGACGGGCCTGCCGGCCACGGTCCTCGACGCGTACAAGAAGGCCGAAACGGCCCTCAACAAGGACAAGCCCGGCTGCAACCTGCCCTGGCAACTCCTCGCCGCCATCGGCAAGGTGGAGTCCGGCCAGGCCCGCGGCGGCAACGTCGACGCGAACGGCACGACGATCAAGCCGATCCTCGGCCCGCCCCTGAACGGCAACGGCTTCGCGAAGATCACCGACACGGACAAGGGCGCGTACGACAACGACACCACGCACGACCGTGCCGTCGGCCCGATGCAGTTCATTCCGTCGACGTGGGCGACCTGGGGCCAGGACGGCAACGGCGACGGCGACAAGGACCCCAACAACATCTACGACGCGGCGCTCGCCGCGGGCCGTTACCTGTGCGCGAACGGCCGCGACCTGTCCGTCGAGGCCGACCTGCACAAGGCGATCCTGAGCTACAACCGGTCGACGGACTACCTGCACACGGTCCTGTCGTGGCTGGAGGCCTACCGCAGGGGCACTCACGAGGTTCCCGACGGCACGGGTGTCCTGCCGGACGACCGCAGCGACACCCGCTACCCGGGCCTGCGTCCGGACCCGACCCCGTCGCACACGCCGTCGCCCAAGCCGAAGCCGCGGCCGGGCAGCGGCAACGGCAAGCCGGGGAACGGCAACGGCGGCGGCAGCACCAAGCCGAAGCCGCCGGGTGGCGGCGGTTCGCACAAGCCCACGCCCGCGGACGTCGACGCGCTGGCGAACGCCGGGACGGGCGACCTCGTCGCCAAGACGGGCAGCGCCTTCGGCGAGCGCGTCGCGGTGCGCGCCCTGAGCGAGTCCGGCGACTTCGTGCCCAAGGTGAAGGTGCGGTTCACCGTGTCCGGCGACACGGACGCCCGCTTCGAGGGTGGCGTGCGGAGTGTCACCGTCACCACGAACTCCCAGGGCAAGGCCACCGCGCCGGTCTTGAAGGCGGGGCAGAAGGCCGGCGAGTTCGTCGTGCAGGCCCGGGTCCCGGGCAAGGCGGCGTCCCGTGTCGACTTCGAGGCGCGGGCCCTCGCCCGCGTCGCCGACGCGCTCGCCAGGACCGGTGACAAGCCGCTGGTCTGCGAGACGGGCAAGGAGTTCGCCGAGCAGGTCGAGGTCAAGGCGACGCACAAGGGCAAGGTCGCGGACGGCGTCGCGGCGACCGCCACGATGATCAAGTCGGCGACGGACGCGTCCGCCAACGACAAGGGCCCGTACTTCAAGGGTACGGACGGCAAGCCGGTCCGTACCCTGACGGGGCTGAAGACCGACGCGAACGGCGTGCTGAAGCTCCCGAAGATGTACGCGGACGACGCGGCGGGCACGTACCTCCTGCGCATCGTCACCGAGGGCGGCGCCACGCTGACCGTCGAGCTGAAGGTGACCGCGCCGGAGCCCGACGCGACGCCGTCGCCGTCGGACTCCACCGACGGCAGTGCCTCGCCCAGCGCGTCCCCGAGCGCCTCGCCCGGCGCCTGA
- a CDS encoding SPW_0924 family protein, whose protein sequence is MRALIAAAAGLAVALALVLTITAIGAPPGETSPEPLLTTVPKHP, encoded by the coding sequence ATGCGCGCTCTCATCGCCGCCGCCGCAGGTCTCGCCGTCGCGCTCGCCCTGGTCCTGACCATCACGGCGATCGGCGCCCCACCGGGCGAGACGTCCCCCGAGCCGCTCCTCACCACTGTCCCCAAGCACCCATAG
- a CDS encoding DUF3068 domain-containing protein, with product MRRKASLVLLAFAVFCTAMSPLMRWYAFPRLAKIPPSQYQEAVLEANDPTLIDYGSMKAKKIDKVTIVQTLKGNVEASEKIEKTADRDVVVWDALSYVQDDDGKMVSKIPERYIFDAHSQEPVHATGEAVDGDPVKREGIEFKWPFLTEKRDYEYFDAQARITRPIHYKGTQNFRGLKVYYFEQTIPWTKVPFPKTMPVKGITPESLAKTGTTRWYTTVRKFWVEPTTGAPVYGEEIQNNELRGGTLLGDRDKVTVFSGHVKMREDYIKDTVDLVKSQRVLVLLLTSYLPWGFLGTGILLLALSLWLEARSRRPGDPAPTAESDPEPEPVNA from the coding sequence ATGCGCCGCAAGGCCAGCCTCGTCCTGCTCGCGTTCGCCGTGTTCTGCACGGCCATGTCCCCGCTCATGCGCTGGTACGCGTTCCCGCGGCTCGCGAAGATCCCGCCGAGCCAGTACCAGGAGGCGGTCCTGGAGGCGAACGACCCGACCCTCATCGACTACGGCTCCATGAAGGCCAAGAAGATCGACAAGGTCACCATCGTGCAGACCCTCAAGGGCAACGTCGAGGCCTCCGAGAAGATCGAGAAGACCGCCGACCGCGACGTCGTGGTCTGGGACGCGCTCTCCTACGTCCAGGACGACGACGGCAAGATGGTCTCCAAGATCCCCGAGCGGTACATCTTCGACGCGCACAGCCAGGAACCCGTCCACGCCACCGGGGAAGCGGTCGACGGGGACCCCGTCAAACGCGAGGGCATCGAGTTCAAGTGGCCCTTCCTCACCGAGAAGCGGGACTACGAGTACTTCGACGCGCAGGCCCGCATCACCCGCCCCATCCACTACAAGGGCACCCAGAACTTCCGCGGCCTGAAGGTCTATTACTTCGAGCAGACCATCCCCTGGACCAAAGTGCCCTTCCCCAAGACGATGCCCGTCAAAGGCATCACTCCGGAGTCCCTCGCCAAGACGGGCACCACCCGCTGGTACACCACCGTCCGCAAGTTCTGGGTCGAACCCACCACCGGAGCGCCCGTCTACGGAGAGGAGATCCAGAACAACGAACTCCGCGGCGGCACGCTCCTGGGCGACCGCGACAAGGTCACCGTCTTCTCCGGGCACGTGAAGATGCGCGAGGACTACATCAAGGACACCGTCGACCTGGTCAAGTCCCAGCGCGTCCTGGTCCTCCTGCTGACCTCGTACCTCCCCTGGGGCTTCCTCGGCACCGGCATCCTCCTGCTGGCCCTCTCCCTCTGGCTCGAGGCCCGCAGCCGCAGGCCGGGCGACCCGGCCCCCACGGCGGAGAGCGACCCCGAACCGGAGCCCGTCAACGCCTAG